The window TCCGAGCAGCGCGTGCCGCGTTCGAGGAGGGCTGGGCCAGGTGGAACACGGTGCGCGCCGTCCTGCACACCGCCTCCCTCGGCACGCTGCTCTGGGCGGTCCACCTGCACGGCTCGCAGCACGGGAGCTGAACGCCCGGAGGGGCCGGGGCCCGCCATTCCGCGGAAATGATGATCCGTCACACAAGGGGCGGTCAGGCAGCCATGACCAGAGTCTCCTTGGCCTTGGTGGACACCGTTTCCGGCACGGTGACGGGGCGGGCGAAGACGACCACCCGCAGGAGTGCGAACCGTCCCACCCCGGCCACCGCGGAGGCCGAGAGGTACACCGTCTGCTCGACCAGGGCCGAGGGGTCCGGCCGCACGGAGTGCAGCACGAGCAGCGCCGCGGTCGTGAAGGTATAGCTCACGGCCACCGTCAGCCCCGACTGCAC is drawn from Streptomyces sp. NBC_00178 and contains these coding sequences:
- a CDS encoding GtrA family protein, which translates into the protein MTAPAHRPTQRTTSSLVLAFVRFVVCGGGVGVASSGVLVLVGDRVPLLLANAVVTVVSTVIATELHSRISFRSGRRGWRIHVQSGLTVAVSYTFTTAALLVLHSVRPDPSALVEQTVYLSASAVAGVGRFALLRVVVFARPVTVPETVSTKAKETLVMAA